Genomic window (Bacteroidota bacterium):
TTTTTTAGCAAACCACCCGAAGGCATTAAGAATGATCTTTTCACCAGTCAAATATATACTTATCAAGGGGTGGATTTATCATTATTATATGATACCGGCATGTCAGCCCTTTGCGATTTTTTACAGCACGATACACAGTGGGATCCACTTACCCAATCGTGGGTGATACATTTTTTTGTGATGATGAAAGGCCCATGGGGGCAAGCAAATGGACGAGTAGCTAGGTTGCTGCAATTTAATTGGTTGCTGCGTCATAACCTCACTCTGGCGGGGTTATTGGTTATCGAACAACAATTATACAAACATAAGGCAGTATATATTTCACTCTGTCAAACAGCCATGCAAAAAGGCAAAGAAGCGAAATTAGACAGACCCATAGATTTTACAGATTATATTAAGTTTGGCTACAAATTTCATAAAGCATATTTGGAAACTTTGCAGGACAATCTCAAAAATTATTATACCAATAACACACATTATAATACTGCCGGCCCGCGTCTCAAAAATGTAATTAATTATGTATTTGAAAAGGCAGGTAGTATAAATTTTGAAAGTCACCAAGGATTGAATGAACGCCAACAGCAGCTTATGCAAGTATTATATAGGCAAGGTGTAATTCAAACCAAAGAATTATTCGACACTTT
Coding sequences:
- a CDS encoding DeoR family transcriptional regulator, yielding MVIDKLLTPIINLPDSEGQSALDAYAKMLGIFRFVDLDENTIEEERLQSALYRVHYSTALEGVDYQFEHVKQLVNNEKQPLEQLEREVMGYHQAEMYLFKRMDLPFDVYMINDMQQVFFSKPPEGIKNDLFTSQIYTYQGVDLSLLYDTGMSALCDFLQHDTQWDPLTQSWVIHFFVMMKGPWGQANGRVARLLQFNWLLRHNLTLAGLLVIEQQLYKHKAVYISLCQTAMQKGKEAKLDRPIDFTDYIKFGYKFHKAYLETLQDNLKNYYTNNTHYNTAGPRLKNVINYVFEKAGSINFESHQGLNERQQQLMQVLYRQGVIQTKELFDTFDVNRKTLQRDFIELAERGLIKVTGEGRGVKYTLNMGIPLPAKLQRYQAIL